Proteins found in one Falsirhodobacter algicola genomic segment:
- the pncA gene encoding bifunctional nicotinamidase/pyrazinamidase encodes MDALIVIDVQNDFCPGGALAVAEGDAILPRINALMPSFDIRVLTQDWHPADHSSFAANHGADPFSQVQMPYGPQVLWPVHCVQGTPGAAFHPGLAADAAELIQRKGTHAAVDSYSAFFENDHTTPTGLEGWLRARGATSVTLCGLALDYCVAFSALDAVRLGFPTRVLTGACRAIDMGGSLADALARMRAAGVTLED; translated from the coding sequence ATGGACGCGCTCATCGTCATCGACGTGCAGAACGACTTTTGCCCGGGCGGAGCCCTGGCCGTGGCGGAGGGCGATGCCATCCTGCCGCGCATCAACGCGCTGATGCCGAGCTTCGACATCCGCGTTCTGACACAGGATTGGCATCCGGCCGATCATTCCAGCTTTGCCGCCAATCACGGCGCGGACCCCTTCAGCCAAGTGCAGATGCCCTATGGCCCGCAGGTGCTCTGGCCCGTGCACTGCGTGCAGGGAACGCCCGGTGCCGCCTTCCATCCCGGCCTTGCCGCGGACGCGGCCGAGCTGATCCAGCGCAAGGGCACGCATGCCGCGGTGGACAGCTATTCCGCCTTCTTCGAAAACGATCATACCACCCCCACCGGGCTGGAGGGCTGGCTGCGGGCGCGGGGGGCGACGTCGGTCACGCTGTGCGGGCTGGCACTGGATTATTGCGTCGCGTTCTCGGCGCTGGATGCGGTGCGGCTGGGATTCCCGACGCGCGTGCTGACCGGCGCCTGCCGCGCCATCGACATGGGCGGATCGCTCGCGGATGCGCTGGCGCGGATGCGCGCCGCCGGCGTCACCTTGGAGGACTGA
- a CDS encoding S41 family peptidase, translating to MRKYVLAALGGTVAGILATTQLAAPLIAQEQEHDSSVYEQLDLFGDVFERIRNQYVEEVQPKDLIEAAINGMLTSLDPHSSYLPADDFSDMQVQTRGEFGGLGIEVTQEDGFVKVVTPMDDTPAAAAGLQPGDYITAVNGESLQGLMLDDAVDLMRGPVGSEIVVTIVREGRAEPFDVSMVRDTIKLTAVRSRTVGGHTIVLRVSTFNDQTYPGLQDELKKRVEELGGMDNVNGIVLDLRNNPGGLLTQAIKVSDAFLTEGEIVSTRGRNPQDNERYNATAGDLAEDKPIVVLINGGSASASEIVAGALQDHKRAIVVGTKSFGKGSVQTVVPVRGDGAMRLTTARYYTPSGRSIQALGVSPDIVVDQPVHDPDTVPDDEGSASALPMRSESSLRGILSNDSMTDEERQQLEADRALVEETARLRDEDYQLAYAVDILRGLSVVERK from the coding sequence ATGAGGAAATATGTTCTGGCCGCGCTTGGCGGCACCGTGGCGGGGATTCTGGCCACCACCCAGCTGGCTGCGCCGCTGATCGCCCAGGAGCAGGAGCATGATTCCTCCGTCTACGAGCAGCTCGATCTGTTCGGCGACGTGTTCGAACGCATCCGCAACCAGTATGTCGAGGAAGTGCAGCCCAAGGATCTGATCGAAGCGGCGATCAACGGGATGCTCACCTCGCTCGATCCGCATTCGAGCTATCTGCCCGCCGATGATTTCAGCGATATGCAGGTGCAGACGCGCGGCGAATTCGGCGGCCTCGGGATCGAGGTCACGCAGGAGGACGGCTTCGTCAAGGTCGTGACCCCGATGGACGACACGCCGGCGGCCGCTGCGGGCCTTCAGCCGGGCGATTACATCACCGCGGTGAACGGCGAATCGCTGCAGGGCCTGATGCTGGACGATGCGGTGGATCTGATGCGCGGGCCGGTCGGGTCGGAGATCGTGGTGACGATCGTGCGCGAGGGCCGGGCGGAACCGTTCGACGTGTCCATGGTGCGCGATACGATCAAGCTGACCGCCGTGCGCAGCCGGACCGTGGGCGGGCACACCATCGTGCTGCGCGTCTCCACCTTCAACGACCAGACCTATCCCGGCCTTCAGGACGAGCTGAAGAAGCGCGTCGAGGAACTGGGCGGGATGGACAATGTGAACGGCATCGTCCTCGATCTGCGCAATAACCCCGGCGGTCTGCTGACGCAGGCGATCAAGGTGTCCGACGCCTTCCTGACGGAGGGGGAGATCGTCTCCACCCGCGGGCGCAACCCGCAGGACAACGAACGCTACAACGCCACGGCGGGCGATCTGGCCGAAGACAAGCCGATCGTGGTGCTGATCAACGGCGGCTCGGCCTCGGCCTCCGAGATCGTGGCGGGCGCGTTGCAGGACCACAAGCGCGCGATCGTGGTCGGCACCAAGAGCTTCGGCAAAGGTTCGGTCCAGACGGTGGTGCCGGTGCGCGGCGATGGCGCGATGCGGCTGACGACGGCGCGCTACTACACGCCCTCGGGCCGGTCGATTCAGGCGCTGGGCGTTTCGCCCGACATCGTGGTGGATCAGCCGGTGCACGATCCGGACACCGTGCCCGACGACGAGGGCAGCGCCTCGGCCCTGCCGATGCGGTCGGAATCCTCGCTGCGCGGCATCCTGTCGAACGATTCGATGACCGACGAAGAGCGTCAGCAGCTGGAGGCCGATCGCGCTCTGGTCGAGGAAACCGCCCGTCTGCGCGACGAGGATTACCAGTTGGCCTATGCCGTGGACATCCTGCGCGGCCTGTCCGTGGTGGAGCGTAAGTGA
- a CDS encoding rhodanese-related sulfurtransferase has translation MFTVAALYHFTRFDDPAALIPGLRAVAEGGGVRGSLLIAAEGINGTVAGPRAGIDALLSAIRALPGCAGLEWKESRAAEMPFDRLKVRLKREIVTMGQPDVDPRARVGHYVEARDWNALIQEPDVVVIDTRNDYEVEIGTFAGAVDPGTRSFGEFPAWWEANRDRFAGKRVAMFCTGGIRCEKSTNYLLGQGVEDVFHLKGGILKYLEDVPEDDSLWQGECYVFDRRVSVRHGLEPGSHGMCHACGRPVDAAARAHADYEEGVSCPRCRSEYTEDDRERFRMRQRQRTRG, from the coding sequence ATGTTCACCGTCGCCGCCCTGTATCATTTCACCCGTTTTGACGATCCTGCCGCCCTGATCCCCGGCCTGCGCGCCGTGGCCGAAGGGGGCGGGGTGCGCGGCTCGCTCCTGATCGCGGCCGAGGGGATCAACGGCACCGTCGCCGGCCCGCGCGCCGGGATCGACGCCCTTCTGTCGGCGATCCGCGCCTTGCCGGGCTGCGCCGGGCTGGAATGGAAGGAAAGCCGCGCCGCCGAGATGCCGTTCGATCGCCTGAAGGTCCGCCTGAAGCGCGAGATCGTGACCATGGGCCAGCCCGATGTCGATCCGCGCGCCCGCGTCGGCCATTACGTCGAGGCGCGGGACTGGAACGCCCTGATCCAAGAGCCCGATGTCGTGGTGATCGACACCCGCAACGATTACGAGGTGGAGATCGGCACCTTCGCAGGCGCGGTCGATCCCGGCACGCGGTCCTTCGGCGAGTTTCCGGCATGGTGGGAGGCGAATCGCGACCGGTTCGCCGGCAAGCGGGTGGCGATGTTCTGCACCGGCGGCATCCGCTGCGAGAAATCCACCAACTACCTTCTGGGGCAGGGGGTGGAGGATGTGTTCCACCTCAAGGGCGGCATCTTGAAATACCTCGAGGATGTGCCCGAGGATGACAGCCTCTGGCAGGGGGAATGCTACGTCTTCGATCGGCGCGTCTCGGTCCGTCATGGGCTGGAGCCGGGAAGCCACGGCATGTGCCATGCCTGCGGCCGTCCCGTCGATGCCGCCGCCCGCGCCCATGCCGATTACGAAGAGGGCGTGTCCTGCCCCCGCTGCCGGTCCGAATACACCGAGGACGACCGCGAACGGTTCCGCATGCGCCAGCGTCAGCGCACGCGCGGCTGA
- the pncB gene encoding nicotinate phosphoribosyltransferase: protein MVDIATRVHNHKWKIDPIVRSLIDTDFYKLLMCQSIFRNRPDTVVKFSLINRSTSFRLADMIDEGELRQQLDAVRALRLTRGESTWLRGNTFYGKRQMFRSDFMEWFEGLQLPPYHLEKKDGQYELTFEGTWPEVMLWEIPALAILVELRSRAVLERMGRFEIQVLYARAMAKLWEKIERLKKIEGLKIADFGTRRRHSFLWQDWCVQAMQEGLGASFLGTSNCLIAMRREVEAIGTNAHELPMVTAALADTDAELAEAPYRVMADWHEEHEGNLRIMLPDTFGSAGFLDRAPDWLTGWTGIRIDSGDPAEGAERAIRWWQDRGEDPREKLVIFSDGLDVDKIEELAARFRGRVKASFGWGTMLTNDFRDLVPDGALDPFSLVCKAVSADGRPTVKLSDNPNKALGPAEEVARYKRVFGVGQQTAQDVIV, encoded by the coding sequence ATGGTCGACATCGCGACGCGCGTGCACAATCACAAGTGGAAGATCGACCCGATCGTCCGCTCGCTGATCGACACGGATTTCTACAAGCTGCTGATGTGCCAGTCGATCTTCCGCAACCGTCCCGACACGGTGGTGAAGTTCAGCCTGATCAACCGCTCCACCAGCTTCCGCCTTGCCGACATGATCGACGAAGGCGAATTGCGCCAGCAGCTGGACGCCGTGCGCGCGCTGCGCCTGACGCGGGGCGAAAGCACATGGCTGCGAGGCAACACCTTCTATGGCAAGCGCCAGATGTTCCGCTCCGACTTCATGGAGTGGTTCGAGGGCTTGCAGCTTCCGCCCTATCACCTCGAAAAGAAGGACGGCCAGTATGAGCTGACCTTCGAGGGCACATGGCCCGAGGTGATGCTGTGGGAAATCCCCGCCCTTGCCATTCTGGTCGAACTGCGGTCGCGCGCCGTGCTGGAACGGATGGGCCGGTTCGAGATTCAGGTCCTCTATGCCCGCGCCATGGCCAAGCTGTGGGAGAAGATCGAACGTCTGAAGAAGATCGAAGGCCTCAAGATCGCCGATTTCGGCACCCGCCGCCGCCATTCCTTCCTGTGGCAGGACTGGTGCGTGCAGGCGATGCAGGAAGGGCTGGGGGCATCGTTCCTCGGCACCTCCAACTGCCTGATCGCCATGCGCCGCGAGGTGGAGGCGATCGGCACGAACGCGCACGAACTCCCCATGGTCACGGCGGCGCTGGCCGACACCGATGCCGAACTGGCCGAAGCCCCCTACCGCGTCATGGCCGACTGGCACGAGGAGCATGAGGGCAATCTGCGCATCATGCTGCCCGACACCTTCGGCTCGGCCGGTTTCCTCGACCGCGCGCCGGATTGGCTGACGGGCTGGACCGGCATCCGCATCGATTCGGGCGATCCGGCCGAGGGCGCCGAACGCGCCATCCGCTGGTGGCAGGATCGCGGCGAAGACCCGCGCGAAAAGCTGGTGATCTTCTCCGACGGCTTGGATGTCGACAAGATCGAGGAACTGGCCGCGCGTTTCCGGGGCCGGGTGAAGGCCTCGTTCGGCTGGGGCACGATGCTGACCAACGACTTCCGCGATCTCGTGCCGGATGGGGCGCTCGATCCCTTCAGTCTGGTGTGCAAGGCGGTCTCTGCCGATGGCCGCCCGACGGTGAAGCTTTCCGACAACCCCAACAAGGCGCTCGGCCCCGCCGAGGAGGTTGCCCGTTACAAGCGCGTGTTCGGCGTGGGCCAGCAGACCGCGCAGGATGTCATCGTATGA
- a CDS encoding murein hydrolase activator EnvC family protein, with the protein MIRAAALALCLMAGPLQAAGVAEQAQGAAASLREAITDMRSARDGRDRVGALTRTITAYEDGLTALREGLRQVSAREADLRAQAEGRDRDISQLLGALARMDTTPGPMLFLHPGGPLATVRTGLIMADVTPALQAEADDLRRQLEELGRLRAARLEASGTLAEGLRVAQEARIALSQAISDRTDLPRRFTEDPGVLRALLESSETLDSFAAQLDPEGMPPGFAEAKGTLPLPAHGTLVRRANQPDAAGVRRPGIIFVTRPAALVTAPVAATIRYRGPLSGYGNVMILEPGDGYLMVLAGLQTVYGEVGEVVPAGAALGLMPGGDQGLVNVLDQAADAPGSGETETLYLELRRGTGPVDPAEWFAELRET; encoded by the coding sequence ATGATCCGCGCGGCGGCCCTTGCCCTGTGCCTGATGGCCGGGCCGCTGCAGGCGGCAGGGGTGGCCGAACAGGCGCAGGGTGCCGCCGCATCCCTGCGCGAGGCGATCACCGACATGCGCAGCGCCCGCGACGGGCGCGACCGGGTGGGCGCGCTGACGCGGACCATCACCGCCTACGAGGACGGGCTGACCGCGCTGCGCGAAGGCCTGCGGCAGGTGTCCGCCCGCGAGGCGGATCTGCGGGCGCAGGCCGAGGGGCGCGACCGCGACATCTCGCAGCTTCTGGGCGCGTTGGCACGGATGGACACGACGCCCGGGCCGATGCTGTTCCTGCATCCGGGCGGCCCGCTGGCGACGGTGCGCACCGGCCTGATCATGGCCGATGTGACCCCGGCCCTTCAGGCCGAGGCCGACGATCTGCGCCGCCAGCTCGAAGAATTGGGCCGCCTGCGCGCCGCCCGGCTGGAGGCGAGCGGTACCTTGGCCGAGGGGCTGCGCGTGGCGCAGGAGGCGCGGATCGCGCTGAGCCAAGCGATTTCGGACCGGACGGACCTGCCGCGCCGCTTCACCGAGGATCCGGGCGTGCTGCGCGCGCTTCTCGAAAGCTCCGAGACGCTGGACAGTTTCGCCGCGCAGCTGGACCCGGAGGGGATGCCGCCGGGCTTTGCCGAGGCCAAGGGCACGCTGCCGCTGCCCGCGCATGGCACGCTGGTGCGCCGGGCCAATCAGCCCGATGCGGCCGGGGTGCGCCGTCCGGGGATCATCTTCGTGACGCGCCCCGCTGCATTGGTCACGGCCCCGGTCGCGGCGACCATCCGCTACCGCGGTCCGCTTTCGGGCTACGGAAATGTGATGATCCTAGAGCCGGGTGACGGTTATCTGATGGTGCTGGCAGGCCTGCAAACGGTATATGGCGAGGTAGGAGAGGTCGTGCCGGCCGGCGCGGCTTTGGGGTTGATGCCGGGCGGTGATCAGGGTCTGGTGAATGTCTTGGATCAGGCGGCCGATGCGCCGGGTTCGGGCGAGACGGAAACGCTGTATCTGGAGCTGCGCCGCGGAACGGGGCCGGTCGATCCGGCCGAATGGTTCGCGGAGCTTCGGGAAACATAG
- the arfB gene encoding alternative ribosome rescue aminoacyl-tRNA hydrolase ArfB has product MLHITDTLHIADWELTEHFVRASGPGGQNVNKVATAVELRFEAERSPHLPGPVKARLKRLAGRRWTQEGALILQVDETRSQARNREIARERLAGLIRQALVAPKRRIPTKPTLGSQRRRLAAKANRAQIKAGRGNITDED; this is encoded by the coding sequence ATGCTGCATATTACAGACACTCTTCACATCGCCGACTGGGAATTGACGGAACATTTCGTGCGCGCCTCCGGGCCGGGCGGGCAGAACGTCAACAAGGTCGCGACGGCGGTCGAACTGCGGTTCGAGGCCGAACGCTCCCCCCATCTGCCGGGGCCGGTGAAGGCGCGGCTGAAACGGCTGGCCGGGCGGCGCTGGACGCAGGAAGGTGCGCTGATCCTTCAGGTGGACGAGACCCGGTCGCAGGCCCGCAACCGCGAAATCGCGCGCGAGCGGCTGGCCGGGCTGATCCGTCAGGCGCTGGTGGCGCCGAAGCGGCGCATTCCGACCAAGCCGACCTTGGGCAGCCAGAGGCGGCGGCTCGCTGCCAAGGCGAACCGCGCCCAGATCAAGGCCGGGCGCGGCAACATCACGGACGAGGACTGA
- a CDS encoding MFS transporter has translation MSHSISMTDAEIRPGVIHFALAIGGFAIGTSEFAAMALIPYFSPALGISDTVASHVISAYALGVVVGAPVLAVLGARWPRRTLLIALMIVYAVAHVASAFAQSYEGMLVYRFVSGLPHGAYFGVASLMAASVVPRGQRSKAVARVMTGLTVATVLGVPFANVLGQTVGWRYGFGIVAILALACAVLVWTYAPKVDAPRTGSPLSELSALGNRQVLLTLLTGAVGFGGFFAVYSYVASTTIHVTQAGEAAVPFVLAVMGVGMVVGTIVVGWLSDRWPNLAPFGVMACSGALMLLYAPASGMLGTLMPLVFLIGMTGALSTPLQSRLMDVAGEAQTLAAALNHSAFNVANAIGPALAATAIAAGYGYQSSGYVGALLSVGGILCFALTLADARRSASPAR, from the coding sequence ATGTCGCACTCCATCAGCATGACCGATGCCGAGATCCGTCCCGGCGTCATCCATTTCGCGCTGGCGATCGGCGGGTTCGCCATCGGCACCTCCGAATTCGCGGCCATGGCGCTGATCCCCTATTTCTCGCCCGCGCTCGGGATTTCCGACACGGTGGCGAGCCATGTGATCTCGGCCTATGCGCTGGGTGTCGTGGTCGGCGCGCCGGTGCTGGCGGTGCTGGGCGCGCGCTGGCCGCGGCGGACGCTGCTGATCGCGCTGATGATCGTCTATGCGGTGGCCCATGTCGCCTCAGCCTTTGCGCAAAGCTATGAGGGGATGCTCGTCTATCGCTTCGTCTCGGGCCTGCCGCATGGGGCGTATTTCGGCGTCGCCTCTCTGATGGCGGCCAGCGTGGTGCCGCGGGGGCAGCGGTCGAAGGCGGTGGCGCGGGTGATGACCGGGCTGACGGTGGCCACCGTCTTGGGCGTGCCCTTCGCCAATGTGCTGGGGCAGACGGTGGGCTGGCGCTATGGCTTCGGCATCGTCGCGATCCTTGCGCTGGCCTGCGCCGTGCTGGTCTGGACCTATGCGCCCAAGGTGGACGCGCCCCGCACCGGATCGCCGCTGTCGGAACTGTCGGCGCTCGGCAATCGGCAGGTGCTGCTGACGCTGCTGACGGGGGCGGTGGGCTTTGGCGGGTTCTTCGCGGTCTACAGCTACGTCGCCTCCACCACGATCCATGTGACGCAGGCGGGCGAGGCGGCGGTGCCCTTCGTGCTGGCGGTCATGGGCGTCGGGATGGTGGTCGGCACGATCGTCGTGGGCTGGCTGTCGGACCGCTGGCCGAACCTTGCGCCCTTCGGGGTGATGGCCTGCAGCGGCGCGCTGATGCTGCTCTATGCCCCCGCCTCGGGGATGCTGGGCACGCTGATGCCGCTGGTGTTCCTGATCGGGATGACGGGCGCGCTTTCGACCCCGCTGCAATCGCGCCTGATGGATGTCGCGGGCGAGGCGCAGACGCTGGCCGCCGCGCTCAACCATTCGGCGTTCAACGTGGCAAATGCCATCGGCCCGGCCCTTGCGGCGACGGCCATCGCGGCGGGCTACGGCTATCAATCCTCGGGTTATGTGGGGGCGCTGTTGTCGGTCGGCGGCATACTCTGCTTTGCGCTGACGCTGGCCGATGCCAGAAGGTCCGCCAGCCCCGCGCGATAA
- a CDS encoding SDR family oxidoreductase, producing the protein MPTLLSLGHGYSARALAARLLPRGWRVIGTTRDASKPWQPGVERLIWPAPIPDGVTHLLASAAPDAAGDPFLATHAEALAALPLHWAGYLSTTGVYGDHGGGWVDEDTPPAPTTRRGEQRLLAERQWQARMPVHIFRLAGIYGPGRGPFEKVKDGTARRIIKPGQVFSRIHVEDIAQVLDASIHAPAPGIFNVCDDDPAPPQDVIAEAARLLGLPIPPAIPFDEAEMSPMARSFYAESKRVRNDRMKALGVRLRFPDYRAGLADLLASASVSAKQSMPPTDNSAPT; encoded by the coding sequence ATGCCGACGCTGCTGTCGCTTGGGCACGGCTATTCGGCGCGGGCGCTGGCGGCGCGGCTGCTGCCGCGGGGTTGGCGGGTGATCGGCACCACGCGCGATGCCAGCAAGCCGTGGCAGCCGGGGGTGGAGCGTCTGATCTGGCCCGCTCCGATCCCGGACGGGGTGACGCATCTTCTGGCCTCGGCCGCGCCGGATGCGGCGGGCGATCCCTTCCTTGCCACCCATGCCGAGGCGCTGGCGGCCCTGCCGCTGCACTGGGCGGGGTATCTGTCCACCACCGGGGTCTATGGCGATCACGGCGGCGGCTGGGTGGACGAGGACACGCCCCCCGCCCCCACCACCCGCCGGGGCGAGCAGCGCCTTTTGGCCGAACGGCAGTGGCAGGCGCGGATGCCGGTGCATATCTTTCGGCTCGCCGGGATCTACGGCCCCGGTCGCGGCCCGTTCGAAAAGGTGAAGGACGGCACCGCCCGGCGCATCATCAAGCCGGGGCAGGTCTTCAGCCGCATCCATGTCGAGGATATCGCGCAGGTGCTGGACGCCTCGATCCACGCGCCCGCGCCCGGCATCTTCAATGTCTGCGACGACGATCCCGCCCCGCCGCAGGATGTCATCGCCGAAGCGGCCCGCCTTCTGGGCCTGCCCATCCCCCCCGCCATTCCGTTCGACGAGGCGGAAATGTCGCCCATGGCGCGCAGCTTCTATGCCGAATCGAAACGGGTGCGGAACGACCGGATGAAGGCCCTTGGCGTGCGGCTGCGCTTTCCCGATTATCGCGCGGGGCTGGCGGACCTTCTGGCATCGGCCAGCGTCAGCGCAAAGCAGAGTATGCCGCCGACCGACAACAGCGCCCCCACATAA
- the gpmI gene encoding 2,3-bisphosphoglycerate-independent phosphoglycerate mutase has protein sequence MTRPVVLCILDGWGLRDQTEANAPALARTPTMDRLMAGCPHSTLVTFGPDVGLPKGQMGNSEVGHTNIGAGRVVAMDLGQIDLAIEDGSFFTRPALTDFIDAMKASGGTAHLMGVISDGGVHGHILHVLAACRAVAASGVPVVLHAITDGRDVAPSSARAFMRQLLDDLPEGVRVGTVSGRYYAMDRDTRWDRVMRAWEAMVDGKGANAPSAADAIEAAYARGETDEFIAPTVIGDYAGAADGDGIFCLNFRADRAREILSALADPAFDAAPRRAVEWAAILGMVDYSAAHDAYMTTVFPKQVLVNTLGEWVAAQGRTQFRLAETEKYPHVTFFLNGGREQPFEAEDRAMPRSPKVATYDLQPEMSEPEVAEKLVAAIEHGYDLIVVNFANPDMVGHTGILEAATAACEAVDTGLGRAVDALEAAGGAMLVIADHGNCETMVDPETGGPHTAHTTNLVPAILFGGPDGARLRDGRLADVAPTLLALMGLPQPAEMTGESLIA, from the coding sequence ATGACCAGACCCGTCGTTCTCTGCATCCTCGATGGTTGGGGTCTGCGCGATCAGACCGAGGCGAATGCCCCGGCGCTGGCGCGCACGCCCACGATGGACCGGCTGATGGCCGGCTGCCCGCATTCCACGCTCGTCACCTTCGGCCCCGATGTGGGCCTTCCCAAGGGGCAGATGGGCAATTCCGAGGTGGGCCACACCAATATCGGCGCGGGCCGCGTGGTCGCGATGGATCTGGGCCAGATCGATCTGGCGATCGAGGATGGCAGCTTCTTCACCCGCCCCGCCCTGACCGATTTCATCGACGCGATGAAAGCCTCGGGCGGGACGGCGCATCTGATGGGCGTCATCTCGGATGGTGGGGTGCATGGGCATATCCTGCATGTGCTTGCCGCCTGCCGCGCCGTAGCGGCGTCCGGTGTGCCGGTGGTGCTGCATGCGATCACCGACGGGCGGGACGTGGCCCCCTCCTCGGCGCGGGCCTTCATGCGCCAGCTTCTGGACGATCTGCCGGAGGGCGTGCGCGTCGGCACCGTGTCGGGCCGCTACTACGCGATGGACCGCGACACCCGCTGGGACCGCGTGATGCGCGCATGGGAGGCGATGGTGGACGGCAAGGGCGCGAACGCCCCTTCGGCCGCCGACGCGATCGAGGCCGCCTATGCCCGCGGCGAGACGGATGAATTCATCGCCCCCACCGTGATCGGCGATTACGCGGGCGCTGCGGATGGCGACGGGATCTTCTGCCTGAACTTCCGCGCCGACCGCGCGCGCGAGATCCTGTCGGCGCTGGCCGATCCCGCCTTCGACGCGGCCCCCCGCCGCGCGGTGGAATGGGCGGCGATCCTTGGGATGGTGGACTATTCGGCCGCGCATGATGCCTACATGACGACGGTCTTTCCCAAACAGGTGCTGGTGAACACGCTGGGCGAATGGGTGGCGGCGCAGGGCCGCACCCAGTTCCGCCTTGCCGAGACGGAGAAGTATCCGCATGTCACCTTCTTCCTGAATGGCGGGCGCGAGCAGCCGTTCGAGGCCGAGGACCGCGCGATGCCCCGCTCCCCCAAGGTCGCGACCTACGATCTGCAGCCCGAGATGTCCGAACCGGAGGTCGCCGAGAAGCTGGTGGCCGCGATCGAGCATGGCTACGATCTGATCGTCGTCAATTTCGCCAATCCCGACATGGTGGGCCATACCGGCATCCTCGAGGCCGCGACCGCGGCCTGCGAGGCGGTGGATACCGGCCTTGGCCGCGCCGTGGATGCGCTGGAGGCGGCGGGCGGCGCGATGCTGGTCATCGCCGATCACGGCAACTGCGAAACCATGGTCGATCCCGAAACGGGCGGCCCGCACACCGCTCATACCACGAACCTCGTTCCCGCGATCCTGTTCGGCGGGCCGGACGGCGCGCGCCTGCGCGACGGGCGCCTTGCCGATGTCGCACCGACGCTGCTGGCGCTGATGGGCCTGCCGCAACCGGCCGAGATGACGGGGGAGAGCCTGATCGCATGA
- a CDS encoding RNA pyrophosphohydrolase codes for MTLPYRPCVGVMMIDPDGRIFAGRRIDSDAPAWQMPQGGIDKGEDPKAAALRELWEETGVTADLVELIDRTEDWVTYDLPPELLGKVWGGKYGGQRQKWFLFRFLGRDDQIDITAGHPEFSEWRWIDAASMIEAIVPFKRAVYEEVVAAFRPHLA; via the coding sequence ATGACCCTTCCCTATCGCCCCTGCGTCGGCGTGATGATGATCGACCCCGATGGCCGGATCTTTGCCGGTCGCCGCATCGACAGCGATGCCCCCGCTTGGCAGATGCCGCAGGGCGGCATCGACAAGGGCGAGGACCCGAAGGCCGCCGCCCTGCGCGAGCTGTGGGAGGAGACGGGCGTCACCGCCGACCTCGTGGAGCTGATCGACCGGACCGAGGATTGGGTGACCTACGATCTGCCGCCCGAACTTCTGGGCAAGGTCTGGGGCGGGAAATATGGCGGGCAGCGGCAGAAGTGGTTCCTGTTCCGCTTCCTCGGCCGCGACGATCAGATCGACATCACCGCCGGTCATCCCGAATTCTCCGAATGGCGGTGGATCGATGCCGCCTCCATGATCGAGGCGATCGTGCCCTTCAAACGCGCCGTCTACGAAGAGGTGGTCGCCGCGTTCCGCCCGCATCTGGCCTGA